In Callospermophilus lateralis isolate mCalLat2 chromosome 10, mCalLat2.hap1, whole genome shotgun sequence, a single genomic region encodes these proteins:
- the LOC143407885 gene encoding olfactory receptor 5H17-like: MEKENTTLLTEFVLTGLTNQPQWKIILFLVFFVTYLITMVGNLGLISLIWKDPHLHIPMYFLLGHLAFVDAWISSTVTPKMLVNFLEESNISLAECMVQFFSFASSATTECFLLAAMAYDRYVAICQPLLYPVIMTNRLCIWLLGLSFVGGFLHALLHESFLLRLTFCNSNIVHHFFCEVIPLLKISCTDPSINHLMLFIFSGSVQVFSIVTILISYTLVLFTILKKKSEKGMRKAFSTCGAHLFSVTLYYVPLLFMYVHPASSQADDQDMFFSIVYTVIIPVLNPVIYSLRNKQVIDSITKMLKRNVPISC, from the coding sequence atggaaaaagaaaacacaactTTGCTGACAGAGTTTGTTCTTACAGGACTTACAAACCAACCACAGTGGAAAATCATCTTGTTCCTGGTGTTCTTTGTGACATACCTCATCACCATGGTGGGGAACCTTGGTCTGATTTCTCTTATCTGGAAAGATCCTCACCTTCACATCCCCATGTACTTTCTACTTGGGCATTTAGCCTTTGTGGATGCTTGGATATCATCCACAGTGACCCCGAAGATGCTGGTCAATTTCCTAGAAGAGAGCAACATATCTCTTGCTGAATGCATGGTACAGTTTTTTTCATTTGCAAGCAGCGCAACCACAGAGTGTTTCCTCTTGGCAGCAATGGCTTATGATCGCTATGTAGCTATATGTCAACCTCTACTGTATCCTGTGATAATGACCAATAGACTATGCATTTGGCTACTAGGTTTGTCATTTGTAGGTGGCTTTCTTCATGCACTACTTCATGAAAGCTTTTTACTCAGATTAACCTTCTGTAATTCCAACATAGTACATCACTTTTTCTGTGAGGTTATACCATTGTTAAAGATTTCTTGTACTGATCCTTCTATCAATCATCtaatgctttttattttctctggTTCAGTTCAAGTTTTCAGCATTGTGACTATTCTTATTTCTTATACACTAGTTCtctttacaattttaaaaaagaagtctgaaaagggaatgagaaaagccttctccacctgtggaGCCCATCTCTTTTCTGTGACTTTATACTATGTCCCTCTTCTTTTTATGTATGTGCATCCTGCATCTTCACAAGCAGATGATCAAGATATGTTCTTCTCTATAGTTTACACTGTCATCATTCCTGTGTTAAATCCTGTGATATACAGCCTAAGAAACAAGCAGGTCATAGATTCAATAACAAAAATGTTGAAAAGAAATGTTCCAATCTCCTGTTAA
- the LOC143408310 gene encoding olfactory receptor 5H8-like, giving the protein MEKDNATLLTEFVLTGLPHHQEWQIPLFLFFLVIYLITMVGNLGLISLIWKDAHLHIPMYFFLGNLAFVDAWISSTVTPNMLVNMLVKSKMISLTECKIQFFSFAVSITTECFLLAAMAYDRYAAICHPLHYPVIMTNRLCIHLVVLSFVGGFLHAILHESFLLKLTFCNSNIIHHFYCDIVALLKISCTDPSINYLLIFIFSGSVQVFSIVTILISYTFVLFTILKKKTEKGIRKAFSTCGAHLFSVTLYYVPLLFMYVHPASSQANDKDMIFSVFYMVIIPVLNPIIYSLRNKQVIDSLTKTLKGNV; this is encoded by the coding sequence ATGGAAAAGGACAATGCAACTTTGCTGACAGAGTTTGTTCTCACGGGACTCCCTCATCATCAAGAGTGGCAAATCCCcctgttcctgtttttccttgtGATATACCTCATCACCATGGTGGGGAACCTTGGTCTGATTTCTCTGATCTGGAAGGATGCTCACCTCCACATCCCCATGTACTTTTTTCTTGGTAATTTAGCCTTTGTGGATGCTTGGATATCATCCACAGTGACCCCAAATATGCTGGTCAATATGTTAGTCAAGAGCAAAATGATCTCTCTCACTGAATGCAAGATTCAGTTCTTTTCCTTTGCAGTCAGTATAACCACAGAATGTTTTCTCCTGGCAGCAATGGCTTATGATCGATATGCAGCCATATGCCACCCTTTACATTATCCAGTGATTATGACCAATAGACTATGCATACATCTAGTAGTTTTGTCATTTGTAGGTGGCTTTCTTCATGCCATACTTCATGAAAGTTTTTTATTGAAATTGACCTTCTGTAATTCCAACATAATACATCACTTTTACTGTGACATTGTAGCATTGCTAAAGATCTCCTGTACTGATCCTTCTATTAATtacctattaatttttattttctctggttCAGTTCAAGTTTTCAGCATTGTGACTATACTCATCTCTTATACATTTGTTCtctttacaattttaaaaaagaagactgagaagggtATAAGAAAAGCCTTCTCTACCTGTGGAGCCCATCTCTTTTCTGTAACTTTATACTATGTCCCCCTTCTCTTCATGTATGTACATCCTGCATCTTCACAAGCAAATGATAAAGATATGATCTTTTCTGTCTTTTACATGGTTATAATTCCTGTGTTAAATCCCATTATCTATAGCCTGAGAAACAAGCAAGTCATAGATTCACTGACAAAAACCTTAAAGGGAAATGTTTAG